A genomic window from Euwallacea fornicatus isolate EFF26 chromosome 30, ASM4011564v1, whole genome shotgun sequence includes:
- the LOC136347820 gene encoding interference hedgehog-like isoform X1, producing the protein MNMWVHGFCAILVALINFRVTFVLADFEHLEVEPERITLPVGFETMLTCDMNIEPDQFQWKFYPSTELYNSNANIQLSNPGYRLIPENVYSIKGDKSVLPLKLKEEDVGDYQCLAYYGASVVASVPWRVTLSRMGPMPHQETISVSVQAGNTVSWRCYVPESNPPAYMYYQKGDQYVSHPKDADKIGSMILSNVSLSDSNTYRCTTTNTFEKKIINAVLNLEVLHNGPMKAPSFISNPVTKYTALKDACLFLECSAVGNPVPKVSWIKLRSQMPSSRMEIVPGGLIIRNVTSNDDGVYVCTHTNSQGKLSQEITVNYNEEPSINCSNNTIKIKQGENLDFSCEVKGVPEPQIVWFLNGFSVLNDSEIEAVGNKIYFRPVEKRHAGNLQIFARNIVKTVYGSVSIRVFPIATSIDEITTPMHGGQRHKNKKSPNTKRPPKHKPAKMIPPSRPVISRVNDETVVVRWNVTTNNGLPINFFKIQYKDLGLGTNNKDSYRSSSEWNTANSEIPSAQRAHEITELTPDHIYKFRVAAVYLNDACKLSPLSKKFHLQTLDFEQRNPLPLCKITRIETVNHTAVQIYWQCNSFNVPIDGFYINYILATRAGDDYMMTPVEGQDIRSAIIDHLQPDTSYDFKMQSFTQKLAGEFSPLMKGRTAANPAGSVTTVTVPPTSKNVDTSVPDNNIYVIGAVSVIVFGLLATGVILLFVCRRWQKNKLSGEQDKPAVEHHIQADGSDYVVEPKPLHRTNGCALPGNRITITSNPLADADKNPTVIEMRNLANNNVRHQSERLNAQLSESADGHVKHQHKKQLRRSREDCSTGSNYV; encoded by the exons ATGAATATGTGGGTCCATGGGTTCTGTGCCATTTTGGTTGCTTTGATTAACTTCAGGGTTACCTTCGTGCTAGCAG ACTTCGAACACCTGGAAGTAGAGCCGGAACGTATAACTCTACCGGTAGGCTTCGAAACTATGCTCACTTGCGATATGAACATAGAGCCCGACCAATTCCAATGGAAATTTTACCCGTCAACGGAGCTCTACAATAGCAATGCCAACATTCAACTGAGCAACCCTGGTTATCGTTTAATTCCCGAGAATGTTTACAGCATCAAAGGAGATAAATCTGTTTTACCTTTGAAG CTGAAAGAAGAAGACGTGGGCGATTACCAATGCTTGGCATACTATGGGGCCTCGGTGGTTGCTTCGGTACCCTGGCGGGTCACTCTGTCTCGCATGGGTCCAATGCCTCACCAAGAAACAATTTCGGTGTCGGTGCAGGCAGGTAACACGGTGAGTTGGAGGTGTTACGTACCAGAATCCAATCCTCCCGCGTATATGTACTACCAAAAAGGGGATCAGTACGTATCGCATCCTAAAGATGCGGATAAGATTGGGAGTATGATACTCTCAAATGTTAGCCTGAGCGACTCTAACACTTACAG ATGCACCACAACAAACACTttcgaaaagaaaataattaatgcagTACTTAATTTAGAAGTTCTTCATAATGGACCCATGAAAGCTCCTAGTTTCATTTCCAACCCTGTAACGAAGTACACTGCTCTTAAAG ATGCGTGTCTGTTTCTCGAGTGTTCCGCTGTGGGAAATCCCGTTCCCAAAGTATCATGGATTAAACTTCGCTCCCAAATGCCTTCTAGTCGCATGGAAATCGTGCCAGGTGGTCTTATCATACGAAATGTAACGTCAAATGACGACGGAGTGTATGTTTGTACCCATACAAATTCTCAGGGGAAATTGTCCCAAGAGATCACCGTTAATTACAATGAGGAGCCGAGCATAAATTGCTCTAATAATACCATCAAGATTAAACAGGGAGAAAACCTCGATTTCAGCTGCGAGGTTAAAG GGGTTCCCGAGCCACAAATCGTGTGGTTTCTCAACGGGTTCTCCGTATTAAACGATAGTGAAATCGAAGCAGTgggtaataaaatttacttcagGCCTGTCGAAAAACGGCACGCGGGCAATTTGCAGATATTTGCCCGCAACATTGTCAAGACTGTATATGGTAGTGTAAGCATCAGGGTGTTTCCCATAGCGACCAGTATAGATGAAATTACCACGCCTATGCATGGCGGGCAGCGACATAAAAACAA AAAATCTCCGAATACAAAAAGGCCTCCTAAACATAAACCGGCCAAAATGATCCCGCCCAGTCGACCAGTGATTTCGAGGGTAAACGATGAAACTGTGGTGGTTCGATGGAACGTCACGACAAACAACGGACTGCCCattaacttttttaagatACAGTATAAAGACTTAGGGCTTGGGACCAACAATAAAGATAGTTATAGAAgcagttcag AATGGAATACGGCAAACTCGGAAATTCCTTCGGCACAAAGGGCCCATGAAATCACGGAACTCACTCCCGACCACATATATAAATTTCGCGTGGCCGCAGTGTACCTGAACGACGCCTGCAAATTGAGCCCATTGTCGAAAAAGTTTCACTTACAAACTCTCGATTTCGAGCAACGTAACCCGTTGCCTCTTTGTAAAATCACGCGCATTGAGACCGTTAATCATACGGCGGTTCAAATATACTGGCAG TGCAATTCGTTCAACGTGCCCATTGATGGATTCTACATTAATTATATCCTGGCTACAAGAGCAGGGGACGATTATATGATGACGCCAGTGGAAGGTCAGGACATCAGAAGTGCCATAATTGATCACCTGCAACCGGACACCAGTTAcgattttaaaatgcaaagcTTCACTCAGAAGTTGGCCGGGGAATTTAGTCCATTGATGAAAGGCCGGACGGCCG ctaaTCCCGCAGGTTCTGTGACTACAGTTACGGTTCCGCCAACGAGCAAAAATGTAGATACAAGCGTACCAGATAACAACATCTACGTTATTGGTGCGGTGTCCGTAATCGTGTTCGGACTACTTGCGACGGGGGTGATATTGCTGTTTGTTTGTAGGAGATGGCAGAAAAACAAACTCTCAG GCGAACAAGATAAACCGGCGGTTGAGCACCACATCCAAGCCGACGGAAGTGACTACGTGGTAGAACCGAAACCTCTACACAGAACCAATGGATGTGCTTTACCCGGGAATAGAATCACCATCACTTCAAACCCCTTAGCAGACGCTGATAAG
- the LOC136347820 gene encoding interference hedgehog-like isoform X3, translated as MNMWVHGFCAILVALINFRVTFVLADFEHLEVEPERITLPVGFETMLTCDMNIEPDQFQWKFYPSTELYNSNANIQLSNPGYRLIPENVYSIKGDKSVLPLKLKEEDVGDYQCLAYYGASVVASVPWRVTLSRMGPMPHQETISVSVQAGNTVSWRCYVPESNPPAYMYYQKGDQYVSHPKDADKIGSMILSNVSLSDSNTYRCTTTNTFEKKIINAVLNLEVLHNGPMKAPSFISNPVTKYTALKDACLFLECSAVGNPVPKVSWIKLRSQMPSSRMEIVPGGLIIRNVTSNDDGVYVCTHTNSQGKLSQEITVNYNEEPSINCSNNTIKIKQGENLDFSCEVKGVPEPQIVWFLNGFSVLNDSEIEAVGNKIYFRPVEKRHAGNLQIFARNIVKTVYGSVSIRVFPIATSIDEITTPMHGGQRHKNKKSPNTKRPPKHKPAKMIPPSRPVISRVNDETVVVRWNVTTNNGLPINFFKIQYKDLGLGTNNKDSYRSSSEWNTANSEIPSAQRAHEITELTPDHIYKFRVAAVYLNDACKLSPLSKKFHLQTLDFEQRNPLPLCKITRIETVNHTAVQIYWQCNSFNVPIDGFYINYILATRAGDDYMMTPVEGQDIRSAIIDHLQPDTSYDFKMQSFTQKLAGEFSPLMKGRTAANPAGSVTTVTVPPTSKNVDTSVPDNNIYVIGAVSVIVFGLLATGVILLFVCRRWQKNKLSGEQDKPAVEHHIQADGSDYVVEPKPLHRTNGCALPGNRITITSNPLADADKV; from the exons ATGAATATGTGGGTCCATGGGTTCTGTGCCATTTTGGTTGCTTTGATTAACTTCAGGGTTACCTTCGTGCTAGCAG ACTTCGAACACCTGGAAGTAGAGCCGGAACGTATAACTCTACCGGTAGGCTTCGAAACTATGCTCACTTGCGATATGAACATAGAGCCCGACCAATTCCAATGGAAATTTTACCCGTCAACGGAGCTCTACAATAGCAATGCCAACATTCAACTGAGCAACCCTGGTTATCGTTTAATTCCCGAGAATGTTTACAGCATCAAAGGAGATAAATCTGTTTTACCTTTGAAG CTGAAAGAAGAAGACGTGGGCGATTACCAATGCTTGGCATACTATGGGGCCTCGGTGGTTGCTTCGGTACCCTGGCGGGTCACTCTGTCTCGCATGGGTCCAATGCCTCACCAAGAAACAATTTCGGTGTCGGTGCAGGCAGGTAACACGGTGAGTTGGAGGTGTTACGTACCAGAATCCAATCCTCCCGCGTATATGTACTACCAAAAAGGGGATCAGTACGTATCGCATCCTAAAGATGCGGATAAGATTGGGAGTATGATACTCTCAAATGTTAGCCTGAGCGACTCTAACACTTACAG ATGCACCACAACAAACACTttcgaaaagaaaataattaatgcagTACTTAATTTAGAAGTTCTTCATAATGGACCCATGAAAGCTCCTAGTTTCATTTCCAACCCTGTAACGAAGTACACTGCTCTTAAAG ATGCGTGTCTGTTTCTCGAGTGTTCCGCTGTGGGAAATCCCGTTCCCAAAGTATCATGGATTAAACTTCGCTCCCAAATGCCTTCTAGTCGCATGGAAATCGTGCCAGGTGGTCTTATCATACGAAATGTAACGTCAAATGACGACGGAGTGTATGTTTGTACCCATACAAATTCTCAGGGGAAATTGTCCCAAGAGATCACCGTTAATTACAATGAGGAGCCGAGCATAAATTGCTCTAATAATACCATCAAGATTAAACAGGGAGAAAACCTCGATTTCAGCTGCGAGGTTAAAG GGGTTCCCGAGCCACAAATCGTGTGGTTTCTCAACGGGTTCTCCGTATTAAACGATAGTGAAATCGAAGCAGTgggtaataaaatttacttcagGCCTGTCGAAAAACGGCACGCGGGCAATTTGCAGATATTTGCCCGCAACATTGTCAAGACTGTATATGGTAGTGTAAGCATCAGGGTGTTTCCCATAGCGACCAGTATAGATGAAATTACCACGCCTATGCATGGCGGGCAGCGACATAAAAACAA AAAATCTCCGAATACAAAAAGGCCTCCTAAACATAAACCGGCCAAAATGATCCCGCCCAGTCGACCAGTGATTTCGAGGGTAAACGATGAAACTGTGGTGGTTCGATGGAACGTCACGACAAACAACGGACTGCCCattaacttttttaagatACAGTATAAAGACTTAGGGCTTGGGACCAACAATAAAGATAGTTATAGAAgcagttcag AATGGAATACGGCAAACTCGGAAATTCCTTCGGCACAAAGGGCCCATGAAATCACGGAACTCACTCCCGACCACATATATAAATTTCGCGTGGCCGCAGTGTACCTGAACGACGCCTGCAAATTGAGCCCATTGTCGAAAAAGTTTCACTTACAAACTCTCGATTTCGAGCAACGTAACCCGTTGCCTCTTTGTAAAATCACGCGCATTGAGACCGTTAATCATACGGCGGTTCAAATATACTGGCAG TGCAATTCGTTCAACGTGCCCATTGATGGATTCTACATTAATTATATCCTGGCTACAAGAGCAGGGGACGATTATATGATGACGCCAGTGGAAGGTCAGGACATCAGAAGTGCCATAATTGATCACCTGCAACCGGACACCAGTTAcgattttaaaatgcaaagcTTCACTCAGAAGTTGGCCGGGGAATTTAGTCCATTGATGAAAGGCCGGACGGCCG ctaaTCCCGCAGGTTCTGTGACTACAGTTACGGTTCCGCCAACGAGCAAAAATGTAGATACAAGCGTACCAGATAACAACATCTACGTTATTGGTGCGGTGTCCGTAATCGTGTTCGGACTACTTGCGACGGGGGTGATATTGCTGTTTGTTTGTAGGAGATGGCAGAAAAACAAACTCTCAG GCGAACAAGATAAACCGGCGGTTGAGCACCACATCCAAGCCGACGGAAGTGACTACGTGGTAGAACCGAAACCTCTACACAGAACCAATGGATGTGCTTTACCCGGGAATAGAATCACCATCACTTCAAACCCCTTAGCAGACGCTGATAAG GTATAA
- the LOC136347820 gene encoding interference hedgehog-like isoform X2: protein MNMWVHGFCAILVALINFRVTFVLADFEHLEVEPERITLPVGFETMLTCDMNIEPDQFQWKFYPSTELYNSNANIQLSNPGYRLIPENVYSIKGDKSVLPLKLKEEDVGDYQCLAYYGASVVASVPWRVTLSRMGPMPHQETISVSVQAGNTVSWRCYVPESNPPAYMYYQKGDQYVSHPKDADKIGSMILSNVSLSDSNTYRCTTTNTFEKKIINAVLNLEVLHNGPMKAPSFISNPVTKYTALKDACLFLECSAVGNPVPKVSWIKLRSQMPSSRMEIVPGGLIIRNVTSNDDGVYVCTHTNSQGKLSQEITVNYNEEPSINCSNNTIKIKQGENLDFSCEVKGVPEPQIVWFLNGFSVLNDSEIEAVGNKIYFRPVEKRHAGNLQIFARNIVKTVYGSVSIRVFPIATSIDEITTPMHGGQRHKNKKSPNTKRPPKHKPAKMIPPSRPVISRVNDETVVVRWNVTTNNGLPINFFKIQYKDLGLGTNNKDSYRSSSEWNTANSEIPSAQRAHEITELTPDHIYKFRVAAVYLNDACKLSPLSKKFHLQTLDFEQRNPLPLCKITRIETVNHTAVQIYWQCNSFNVPIDGFYINYILATRAGDDYMMTPVEGQDIRSAIIDHLQPDTSYDFKMQSFTQKLAGEFSPLMKGRTAANPAGSVTTVTVPPTSKNVDTSVPDNNIYVIGAVSVIVFGLLATGVILLFVCRRWQKNKLSGEQDKPAVEHHIQADGSDYVVEPKPLHRTNGCALPGNRITITSNPLADADKTFLDRIFSRIRP from the exons ATGAATATGTGGGTCCATGGGTTCTGTGCCATTTTGGTTGCTTTGATTAACTTCAGGGTTACCTTCGTGCTAGCAG ACTTCGAACACCTGGAAGTAGAGCCGGAACGTATAACTCTACCGGTAGGCTTCGAAACTATGCTCACTTGCGATATGAACATAGAGCCCGACCAATTCCAATGGAAATTTTACCCGTCAACGGAGCTCTACAATAGCAATGCCAACATTCAACTGAGCAACCCTGGTTATCGTTTAATTCCCGAGAATGTTTACAGCATCAAAGGAGATAAATCTGTTTTACCTTTGAAG CTGAAAGAAGAAGACGTGGGCGATTACCAATGCTTGGCATACTATGGGGCCTCGGTGGTTGCTTCGGTACCCTGGCGGGTCACTCTGTCTCGCATGGGTCCAATGCCTCACCAAGAAACAATTTCGGTGTCGGTGCAGGCAGGTAACACGGTGAGTTGGAGGTGTTACGTACCAGAATCCAATCCTCCCGCGTATATGTACTACCAAAAAGGGGATCAGTACGTATCGCATCCTAAAGATGCGGATAAGATTGGGAGTATGATACTCTCAAATGTTAGCCTGAGCGACTCTAACACTTACAG ATGCACCACAACAAACACTttcgaaaagaaaataattaatgcagTACTTAATTTAGAAGTTCTTCATAATGGACCCATGAAAGCTCCTAGTTTCATTTCCAACCCTGTAACGAAGTACACTGCTCTTAAAG ATGCGTGTCTGTTTCTCGAGTGTTCCGCTGTGGGAAATCCCGTTCCCAAAGTATCATGGATTAAACTTCGCTCCCAAATGCCTTCTAGTCGCATGGAAATCGTGCCAGGTGGTCTTATCATACGAAATGTAACGTCAAATGACGACGGAGTGTATGTTTGTACCCATACAAATTCTCAGGGGAAATTGTCCCAAGAGATCACCGTTAATTACAATGAGGAGCCGAGCATAAATTGCTCTAATAATACCATCAAGATTAAACAGGGAGAAAACCTCGATTTCAGCTGCGAGGTTAAAG GGGTTCCCGAGCCACAAATCGTGTGGTTTCTCAACGGGTTCTCCGTATTAAACGATAGTGAAATCGAAGCAGTgggtaataaaatttacttcagGCCTGTCGAAAAACGGCACGCGGGCAATTTGCAGATATTTGCCCGCAACATTGTCAAGACTGTATATGGTAGTGTAAGCATCAGGGTGTTTCCCATAGCGACCAGTATAGATGAAATTACCACGCCTATGCATGGCGGGCAGCGACATAAAAACAA AAAATCTCCGAATACAAAAAGGCCTCCTAAACATAAACCGGCCAAAATGATCCCGCCCAGTCGACCAGTGATTTCGAGGGTAAACGATGAAACTGTGGTGGTTCGATGGAACGTCACGACAAACAACGGACTGCCCattaacttttttaagatACAGTATAAAGACTTAGGGCTTGGGACCAACAATAAAGATAGTTATAGAAgcagttcag AATGGAATACGGCAAACTCGGAAATTCCTTCGGCACAAAGGGCCCATGAAATCACGGAACTCACTCCCGACCACATATATAAATTTCGCGTGGCCGCAGTGTACCTGAACGACGCCTGCAAATTGAGCCCATTGTCGAAAAAGTTTCACTTACAAACTCTCGATTTCGAGCAACGTAACCCGTTGCCTCTTTGTAAAATCACGCGCATTGAGACCGTTAATCATACGGCGGTTCAAATATACTGGCAG TGCAATTCGTTCAACGTGCCCATTGATGGATTCTACATTAATTATATCCTGGCTACAAGAGCAGGGGACGATTATATGATGACGCCAGTGGAAGGTCAGGACATCAGAAGTGCCATAATTGATCACCTGCAACCGGACACCAGTTAcgattttaaaatgcaaagcTTCACTCAGAAGTTGGCCGGGGAATTTAGTCCATTGATGAAAGGCCGGACGGCCG ctaaTCCCGCAGGTTCTGTGACTACAGTTACGGTTCCGCCAACGAGCAAAAATGTAGATACAAGCGTACCAGATAACAACATCTACGTTATTGGTGCGGTGTCCGTAATCGTGTTCGGACTACTTGCGACGGGGGTGATATTGCTGTTTGTTTGTAGGAGATGGCAGAAAAACAAACTCTCAG GCGAACAAGATAAACCGGCGGTTGAGCACCACATCCAAGCCGACGGAAGTGACTACGTGGTAGAACCGAAACCTCTACACAGAACCAATGGATGTGCTTTACCCGGGAATAGAATCACCATCACTTCAAACCCCTTAGCAGACGCTGATAAG